Proteins encoded together in one Cellulomonas gilvus ATCC 13127 window:
- a CDS encoding universal stress protein, with product MGIVVGYLATPEGRAALDVAVQEGAARGRGVVVVVSMRSDESAEQRAAVEAELARVGEDLRGRGIEHEVRILDGGDVADDLIATAEETGAELVVIGLRRRSPVGKLILGANAQRVLFDAPCPVLTVKPAAS from the coding sequence GTGGGGATCGTGGTCGGGTACCTGGCAACGCCGGAGGGGCGTGCCGCGCTGGACGTCGCGGTCCAGGAGGGCGCCGCGCGGGGGCGCGGTGTGGTGGTCGTCGTGAGCATGCGCAGCGACGAGTCCGCCGAGCAGCGCGCCGCGGTGGAGGCCGAGCTCGCCCGCGTGGGTGAGGACCTGCGTGGACGGGGGATCGAGCACGAGGTGCGGATCCTGGACGGCGGCGACGTGGCCGACGACCTGATCGCGACCGCGGAGGAGACCGGCGCGGAGCTCGTGGTGATCGGGCTGCGCCGCCGCAGCCCCGTCGGCAAGCTCATCCTGGGTGCCAACGCGCAGCGCGTGCTGTTCGATGCGCCGTGCCCCGTGCTGACGGTCAAGCCCGCCGCGAGCTGA
- a CDS encoding DUF4192 domain-containing protein codes for MTTTPTLRVNEPREIVSLVPYRLGFRPRDSAVAVSLRAPRGSVGLVMRVDLSAIGDPVVGRQVARAMVGTLGRDRASSSVLVVYTDEDPRGVDGAAGRAVEHFREAAEALLGPAAVWVVTDHGYLSYDCTGACCPPGGRPLRELESTQVSARMVLEGATIAESRDAVVRIAAADSQRRRVVARTRRRWQERGAEAAQDGPGAVEWWRAESLASWRLAVDHVAGRAPAHARAPWGRVEAGLTDRRVRDAVLASFVPGAGDLPERSLRGTTVAAPEDAALGRLTAALMGPGPGVRPPQPETRWHEQALEAVVAHGRAGAQAPALTLLALLAWWRGDGARAQILLDRALRDDAEHRLAVLLDSALAAGLGPGWTRTEEPDAAG; via the coding sequence ATGACCACGACCCCGACGCTGCGGGTGAACGAGCCCCGCGAGATCGTCTCCCTCGTCCCGTACCGGCTCGGCTTCCGGCCCCGCGACTCGGCCGTCGCGGTGAGCCTGCGGGCCCCGCGCGGCAGCGTGGGGCTGGTCATGCGCGTCGACCTGTCCGCGATCGGCGACCCGGTCGTCGGGCGGCAGGTCGCGCGCGCCATGGTCGGCACGCTCGGGCGGGACCGCGCGAGCAGCTCGGTGCTGGTCGTCTACACCGACGAGGACCCGCGCGGGGTCGACGGCGCGGCCGGCCGGGCGGTCGAGCACTTCCGCGAGGCGGCCGAGGCGCTGCTCGGGCCCGCCGCCGTCTGGGTGGTCACGGACCACGGCTACCTCTCCTACGACTGCACCGGGGCGTGCTGCCCGCCGGGTGGTCGTCCGCTGCGTGAGCTCGAGTCGACGCAGGTCTCGGCGCGCATGGTGCTCGAGGGCGCCACGATCGCGGAGTCGCGTGACGCCGTGGTCCGGATCGCCGCGGCCGACTCGCAGCGCCGTCGCGTCGTGGCCCGTACGCGGCGGCGCTGGCAGGAGCGCGGCGCCGAGGCCGCGCAGGACGGTCCGGGCGCGGTCGAGTGGTGGCGCGCCGAGTCGCTCGCGTCGTGGCGGCTGGCCGTCGACCACGTGGCGGGGCGTGCGCCCGCGCACGCGCGCGCACCCTGGGGCCGCGTCGAGGCAGGGCTGACCGACCGTCGCGTGCGGGACGCGGTGCTGGCGTCGTTCGTGCCGGGTGCCGGTGACCTGCCGGAGCGCAGCCTGCGTGGGACCACCGTCGCCGCGCCCGAGGACGCCGCACTGGGCCGCCTGACCGCGGCGCTCATGGGTCCCGGCCCCGGGGTGCGACCGCCGCAGCCCGAGACGCGCTGGCACGAGCAGGCGCTCGAGGCGGTGGTCGCGCACGGGCGGGCGGGTGCGCAGGCACCGGCGCTGACGCTGCTGGCGCTGCTGGCCTGGTGGCGCGGCGACGGTGCGCGCGCGCAGATCCTGCTCGACCGCGCGCTGCGCGACGACGCGGAGCACCGGCTCGCGGTCCTGCTCGACTCGGCGCTCGCCGCGGGCCTCGGCCCGGGCTGGACACGCACCGAGGAGCCGGACGCGGCCGGCTGA